A window of Scomber scombrus chromosome 23, fScoSco1.1, whole genome shotgun sequence contains these coding sequences:
- the LOC134006248 gene encoding protein c-ets-1-B-like, with protein MQGSSSRGAGLETSGIEEHPGGRLFVLSGNKTQHPINISVTELDTLEVPPLTPTSKEVLTQAVTASFAGFTQERVSQHFPQDPSLWSEWEVNHWLEWCQTEFGLHYLGSDLKGLQGSELCGLDRETFLGLMSDCTAGEILWEHLEIMRKENEYDCSSTLPSYTVSSYCHPLVNKENYSDYVQEHSEKHSYHVQYHPTERTDLHTLDPVTVQHHDYYLVKTEDPSRNMTSVPLLQEAGDNRETDSEVEMSHSDDSDIVGSKSWTGPLHDIEPVMEETLSTDVFTLPQTHRSFKEYVGKRTDLSRAVIPAAILAGYTGSGPIQLWQFLLELLTDRSCQTFISWTGDGWEFKLTDPDEVALLWGRRKNKPKMNYEKLSRGLRYYYDKNIIRKTAGKRYVYRFVCNLQGLLGYEPRELHAMLDISILNLSR; from the exons atgcagggcagtagctctagaggagcagggttggagacctcTGGTATAGAGGAACATCCAGGAGGTCGACTCTTCGTCTTATCTggaaacaaaacacagcatCCCATCAACATAT cTGTCACAGAGCTGGACACCCTGGAGGTTCCTCCTCTCACCCCGACCAGTAAGGAGGTCCTCACCCAGGCAGTGACAGCCAGTTTCGCTGGCTTCACCCAGGAAAGAGTCAGCCAGCACTTTCCACAAG ATCCTAGCTTGTGGTCTGAGTGGGAGGTGAACCACTGGCTGGAATGGTGTCAGACTGAGTTTGGTCTTCATTACCTGGGTTCAGACCTGAAGGGACTGCAGGGTAGTGAACTATGTGGTCTGGACCGAGAGACTTTCCTGGGTCTGATGTCTGACTGCACTGCTGGAGAGATTCTGTGGGAACATCTGGAGATCATGAGAAAAG AGAATGAATATGACTGCAGTTCTACATTGCCCTCCTACACAGTGTCATCTTATTGCCATCCTCTAGTCAACAAAG AGAACTACTCAGACTACGTTCAGGAGCATTCAGAGAAGCATAGCTACCATGTTCAGTATCATCCCACTGAGAGGACAGACCTCCATACTCTGGACCCTGTGACTGTACAGCATCACGACTACTATCTGGTCAAAACAGAAGATCCAAGCAGGAACATGACATCTGTCCCGCTGCTACAGGAAGCAGGAGATAACAGAG AGACAGACTCGGAAGTGGAAATGTCTCACAGCGACGATTCGGACATTGTGGGCTCTAAATCGTGGACCGGTCCGCTCCATGATATAGAACCAGTGATGGAAGAGACTTTGTCAACAGATGTCTTCACTttaccacagacacacagaagcTTCAAAGAATATGTAGGAAAAAGGACAGACCTGAGCAGAGCTGTGATACCAGCAGCCATCCTCGCTGGTTACACTG GAAGTGGTCCCATTCAGCTGTGGCAGTTTCTACTGGAGCTCCTGACAGACCGCAGCTGTCAAACATTTATAAGCTGGACAGGAGATGGGTGGGAGTTCAAGCTGACGGACCCTGATGAG GTGGCGCTGCTGTGGGGTCGGAGAAAGAACAAACCCAAGATGAACTATGAGAAGCTGAGCCGCGGCCTACGCTACTACTACGACAAGAACATCATCCGCAAGACCGCTGGCAAACGCTACGTCTACCGCTTTGTCTGCAACCTGCAAGGCCTGCTGGGATATGAACCCAGGGAGCTGCATGCCATGTTGGACATCAGTA TTCTCAACCTCAGCAGATGA